A section of the Triticum dicoccoides isolate Atlit2015 ecotype Zavitan chromosome 7A, WEW_v2.0, whole genome shotgun sequence genome encodes:
- the LOC119332201 gene encoding NAC domain-containing protein 43-like isoform X1, with translation MSISVNGQSCVPPGFRFHPTEEELLNYYLRKKVASEEIDLDVIRDVDLNKLEPWDIQEKCKIGSGPQNDWYFFSHKDKKYPTGTRTNRATAAGFWKATGRDKAIYNAVKRIGMRKTLVFYKGRAPHGQKSDWIMHEYRLDDPSSTTDAAPTATMPLSLDAAVRHAQVVSAATSSDAGQEDGWVVCRVFKKKHHHKDAGAGNGKRGGGGRDDGGKAARSSSPLYSSDDALDQILHYMGRSCKQEHELSSPRPRTATSRYLRPLETVLGGHGFMKLPPLESPSAAATARNSTTTPLAPKGDGNVEREVAHAEDLHQPHRDGGITDWAMMDRLVASHLNGQHDASTDQLCFDGTAGHAGGNDALDDTAVNGLAFYSAAATRLLGGAAAGSSDDDLWSFARSAASSERLSHVSP, from the exons ATGAGCATCTCGGTGAACGGTCAATCGTGCGTGCCGCCGGGGTTCCGTTTCCACCCAACGGAGGAAGAGCTCCTCAACTATTACCTCCGCAAGAAGGTCGCCTCCGAGGAGATCGACCTCGACGTGATCCGCGACGTTGATCTCAACAAGCTCGAGCCATGGGATATCCAAG AGAAATGTAAGATCGGCTCGGGTCCTCAGAACGACTGGTACTTCTTCAGCCACAAGGACAAGAAGTACCCGACGGGAACGCGGACGAACCGGGCGACGGCGGCCGGGTTCTGGAAGGCCACCGGCCGCGACAAGGCTATTTACAACGCCGTCAAACGCATCGGCATGCGCAAGACGCTCGTTTTCTACAAGGGCCGCGCTCCCCATGGCCAGAAGTCCGACTGGATCATGCACGAGTACCGCCTCGACGATCCTTCTTCCACAACGGACGCCGCCCCCACCGCCACCATG CCTTTGTCTTTGGATGCCGCCGTGCGTCATGCTCAGGTTGTCAGTGCCGCCACATCGTCGGACGCCGGCCAGGAGGACGGCTGGGTGGTGTGCAGAGTGTTCAAGAAGAAGCACCACCACAAGGATGCGGGGGCCGGAAACGGCAAGCGCGGCGGCGGGGGACGAGATGATGGGGGCAAGGCGGCACGCTCCTCCTCGCCGCTCTACTCCAGCGACGATGCACTTGACCAGATCCTGCACTACATGGGTCGCTCGTGCAAGCAGGAGCACGAGCTTTCGTCGCCGCGCCCGAGAACGGCCACGTCGCGGTATCTGCGGCCCCTCGAGACGGTTCTCGGTGGCCACGGTTTCATGAAGCTGCCACCGCTGGAGAGCCCCTCGGCGGCGGCCACGGCGCGGAATTCGACTACGACGCCGCTCGCGCCGAAAGGAGACGGAAATGTCGAGCGCGAGGTGGCGCACGCCGAGGACCTGCACCAACCCCACCGCGATGGCGGGATCACGGACTGGGCTATGATGGACCGGCTCGTCGCGTCCCACCTCAATGGCCAGCACGACGCGTCCACAGACCAGCTCTGCTTCGACGGCACCGCCGGCCATGCAGGCGGCAACGACGCCCTCGACGACACGGCCGTCAACGGGCTTGCCTTCTACTCCGCCGCGGCCACGAGGCTTCTCGGAGGGGCCGCCGCCGGTAGCAGCGACGACGACCTGTGGAGCTTCGCCCGATCTGCGGCGTCGTCGGAGCGGCTGAGCCATGTGTCACCGTAA
- the LOC119332201 gene encoding NAC domain-containing protein 43-like isoform X2 gives MSISVNGQSCVPPGFRFHPTEEELLNYYLRKKVASEEIDLDVIRDVDLNKLEPWDIQEKCKIGSGPQNDWYFFSHKDKKYPTGTRTNRATAAGFWKATGRDKAIYNAVKRIGMRKTLVFYKGRAPHGQKSDWIMHEYRLDDPSSTTDAAPTATMVVSAATSSDAGQEDGWVVCRVFKKKHHHKDAGAGNGKRGGGGRDDGGKAARSSSPLYSSDDALDQILHYMGRSCKQEHELSSPRPRTATSRYLRPLETVLGGHGFMKLPPLESPSAAATARNSTTTPLAPKGDGNVEREVAHAEDLHQPHRDGGITDWAMMDRLVASHLNGQHDASTDQLCFDGTAGHAGGNDALDDTAVNGLAFYSAAATRLLGGAAAGSSDDDLWSFARSAASSERLSHVSP, from the exons ATGAGCATCTCGGTGAACGGTCAATCGTGCGTGCCGCCGGGGTTCCGTTTCCACCCAACGGAGGAAGAGCTCCTCAACTATTACCTCCGCAAGAAGGTCGCCTCCGAGGAGATCGACCTCGACGTGATCCGCGACGTTGATCTCAACAAGCTCGAGCCATGGGATATCCAAG AGAAATGTAAGATCGGCTCGGGTCCTCAGAACGACTGGTACTTCTTCAGCCACAAGGACAAGAAGTACCCGACGGGAACGCGGACGAACCGGGCGACGGCGGCCGGGTTCTGGAAGGCCACCGGCCGCGACAAGGCTATTTACAACGCCGTCAAACGCATCGGCATGCGCAAGACGCTCGTTTTCTACAAGGGCCGCGCTCCCCATGGCCAGAAGTCCGACTGGATCATGCACGAGTACCGCCTCGACGATCCTTCTTCCACAACGGACGCCGCCCCCACCGCCACCATG GTTGTCAGTGCCGCCACATCGTCGGACGCCGGCCAGGAGGACGGCTGGGTGGTGTGCAGAGTGTTCAAGAAGAAGCACCACCACAAGGATGCGGGGGCCGGAAACGGCAAGCGCGGCGGCGGGGGACGAGATGATGGGGGCAAGGCGGCACGCTCCTCCTCGCCGCTCTACTCCAGCGACGATGCACTTGACCAGATCCTGCACTACATGGGTCGCTCGTGCAAGCAGGAGCACGAGCTTTCGTCGCCGCGCCCGAGAACGGCCACGTCGCGGTATCTGCGGCCCCTCGAGACGGTTCTCGGTGGCCACGGTTTCATGAAGCTGCCACCGCTGGAGAGCCCCTCGGCGGCGGCCACGGCGCGGAATTCGACTACGACGCCGCTCGCGCCGAAAGGAGACGGAAATGTCGAGCGCGAGGTGGCGCACGCCGAGGACCTGCACCAACCCCACCGCGATGGCGGGATCACGGACTGGGCTATGATGGACCGGCTCGTCGCGTCCCACCTCAATGGCCAGCACGACGCGTCCACAGACCAGCTCTGCTTCGACGGCACCGCCGGCCATGCAGGCGGCAACGACGCCCTCGACGACACGGCCGTCAACGGGCTTGCCTTCTACTCCGCCGCGGCCACGAGGCTTCTCGGAGGGGCCGCCGCCGGTAGCAGCGACGACGACCTGTGGAGCTTCGCCCGATCTGCGGCGTCGTCGGAGCGGCTGAGCCATGTGTCACCGTAA